The Electrophorus electricus isolate fEleEle1 chromosome 15, fEleEle1.pri, whole genome shotgun sequence genome segment ACTGGGCGAAACCTCTCTGGGTCACGGCACCAGGAAGCCTGGCTGGGgttaacacacactcactcagggGCTGACACCCAGCTAATTCTGGCGCGCCAGTACAACAGCAGACCAAATGTCTGTTTGCGCAACACTCTTAACTTTGTCACTGAGCATGGCCAATGCCTCCATGCTCTATAAGAAGGAGCCCAGCACGTAACTTTGTAACTGCGAAAGGTCGGTGTGTAACATCAAGGGTATGTTCTCCTCAGACTGCACCCTGACTCTAGTGTCATAATTCCCTCAGGTCACTCTGCTCTCCAAACCGACACACAACACATCAACCCGCAAACACCACACTCACGGTAAAGGGAATCCTCCAAACGGCTGGTTTGGTGAGTCCGTACTTTGATAAAATCCAAATTCAGTACAGGTCTGATATACCCACTGTCTCCCTACAAAatacacccatgcacacaagcacacatgaaGAGGGAGACACCATATGatgcaataacaataattacaatCACCATCATTAGTACTGTCCTTAAACTGTAAACTgctcaattattttatttacatgttcattACACACAAACGATATACAAATATTAACCTCCAGTTGAAACCTTCCTGTACAataacatgcatgcacacacgcacgcacgcgcacgcacctCCTCCAGCCTCGGCTCCGCTCCAGCTGGTGTTGCTCATGTCCTGGAGGTAGTGGAGATACTGGACATCAGTGCAGGCCTGAGAGAAAGTGTCCTGTAGTAGCCTAGTGACAGCTGCAAAGCGATCATATGGGTCGCCCAGTGACGAGTCCAGCATCAGCCGGCACAGCACCTTTACTGTGATGTTAGTGCCCACCACACCCTGCCAATGCCTCccaacatgagagagagagagagagagagagagagagagagagagagagagagagagtgtgtgagtgtagaacACACAAGAACTTCCTGGACTGTAAATACTTTAACAAATACTATAACATGCTTGGTTTTGATATCACACACAAGCCTTTCTAAAAGCACACATCTGCATGTTTTAGGGTTATGCAGCCAGGTTCAGGACTTTGTCTACATGAAGACCTGAAAGGTATCTGGCTTTCTCAAACAGCTTGCTGCTATTCTGTTTTCACTCCCAGTTTTTATCCATATTTGGCTATATGCTGATTTACAGATTTATTCTTCTTGATATTCTTCTTGACCTTTTGAACATAAACTTTACATAAACTTTGaacataaacttaaaaaaaatatgtaacttTTTTATCCATTCTTTATAATTCTAATACATCTTATATTCAATTAATGTAACAACACATTAACAATACATTATTTCAAATCACATTATAATAGATCTTACAAGGATTCTTACAAGCCACATAATCATATCCGCCTTTCCCCAGAGATGCCACCTCTTCCTCAGTTTATACATCCTGAATGAATATAGCTACTGTTTGTTTatggaggttttttttggtatgCTTCTATGATAAAGCACAAAAGACACCTCCGCTATGCTTACACAGGgcataaaaacaagcaaattcACTTTTAGACTCTCTAATGTATCCAGACAGTGTTCACTGAGAACAGAACCACGAACCAAAACCAAACCCCGAAATCACTTCAAAAGCCTGTGAAACAATATGattctttatttactttcttccttttttaaaatcctcCAAGCACTTTTGGTTCCTCTCTGCAGCATCCTCcatgtctgtgggtctgtgtgtgtgtggggggggggggggggggctgtaaCCAAATCCAGCTTGTGCCCAAGTGCTTACCCACTGTTTCACTCACTTCATCTTATTGGTAATCTGATTCACATCTCCCCAGATCCGCACTACACACTAACCCCAACCTCACATACAAGCTTCCATTACACACACTTTTCTCCACTCTCCAACAtcctctcacacatacagaatgtctcttacatttacagcattgagCTGTAGCAGAAGAGTACCATTTTTGCTGACATCAAAATACGGTACATTTGCCATTCATTCATAATAGTGGAGGTTTTCATGAACTAATTTCTTAGAGCAGGTGTTGGTTTTAGAACAATTATTAACCTGTCTCTGACCCACCCGGCACTGCATTTatagcccctcccacacacctcAAAGGCTCTGTTGTCCTCATTGTATTGCACAACATCCATGAAGCTCCCAGCCAGCGTCTCCAGCAGGTAAGCAGAGTCCATGTCTGACTGAATCTGCAACTTGGAACACAGtctggaggagaaagagggacgAAAAGAGAGAACAAccatgagaaagaaagaaaaaggacagacacaagaatgaaagagaatgtTCACTAGCAGCctaaacacgcatacacagtgCAAGAGTAATCGCCCACATAATGACTTAAACTACTTGCTGGTAGTTGTGGTGCGCCATTATCATGGGCTcatggcaaaaaaataaaaaatgtgggAGGTGGACAGCCTCATCTCACTGACCACAGACTCCTCTGTGAATGCAAAGCTATTTTCATCACTGCAACTCAAAACAAAGatacaagtctctctctctctccctcactcacactcacgcactctcACTCACGCACTCTCACGCAAACTATCAATCTGCCATGACACAGGCATTCTAAAATGTGAAGTTGTGAAACTCAACTCACTTTTCCACCTGCTTGTTGGACTCCAATTACAGGGGCAAAGTGAGAATGTGAGCAGTAGCGCATAGCTATGTACTCGACAGAGACACTGAAGAGACCACAGTGGGCAATGTAACCACAAAAGGGGGGGAAAAGCTAGAGCTATTGTGGGAGGGGCTAGAGCTATTGAGGGAGGGGCTAAGATGATTAAAGGTGGACCTAGGCGACTGGAAGAAAAGTAAAAGTTATTGTTTGTGTGAGGAGCATTGGGCTCTTAAGCCTATCCACATTCCACTGTACTATTGAGCATGAACAGCATTCCAAGATCTGCAGATACGGAGAAACTAtataccttcacacacacacagacaaacacagacacacacacacagagaccacttGATACAAGTTTGGTCACAGCCCAGTGGCTACTGGTCTGCTTCCCCattgcatcacacacacacacactctccttagCATAAATCACTCACTGCACATCTCTGTCCCTCTGACTCTTATGCTTGCAGCTAgcctttatttattatatactgACAGGgacatgttatatatatataaaatgcaaaaaaggaTACCCTTTTAACTTAGAAAATACATGGCATCAGATGTACAGTggtgtgtactctgtgtgtatgtgtgcatgcatgcatgtcttaCCTGAAGTCTTTAGTGACGTTGTCGTAAGTCTGTGGGTCCTTGAGATGAGCGATTAAAGTGTCTGATGCTTTCTTCACCAGTAAAGGGCATTCCGGGGTCTCAGCTGCCAGAGAGCGCCACACCACCTCCAGATACTCTGCAATCACGCACCAGGCAGCCCTGCTAGTgttaaatgttgtatgtgtacGCATTTGGAGTTCAATCTGCAACCAGCTGGTGGACATGTACCTGTAAAAGGCCTTAATAGCTCATTCTAAAAATATGTATAGTTAGGGTTCAAGCACGTAGTGTGTAGAACAATATTATAATTGCTAAaggttttcttcttcttcttcttctaattattataaaaaagCTTTTTCTGTGTGCCACGTTTCTGATTTACacattcaaaatgaaatttCGCATTTCAAATGATTACTTTGTTGGTTTAAGAATTGGTTGCctcagtgtgtgtccagagaaacatccaaaacacacattaaaattaGTTAAAGAAGAAACATACAGAAATGCAGAATTATTTGTCTGTCTACATTACATAATAACCAGATCAAATCTGGTTTCCAAAAGAAATCAGATGGTTTCCTCCCCATCCAgaatcatctttattttctttttatggaATGAATGCAAAGTCTGGCAAGATCGGTCTCGTTGATCTTCACTCAAAATAGATCAGTTGATCTTCACTCAAAATAGATCAGTAGAGCTTTCCTCATGATTCTCTAAACACTCCAACCTGCCCATCTGCATGAAGGACCAGGCACCTCATTTCATCAGATAAGCCAACGGGCCCTTTAGAAACTGTGTGACACTGGACTGTTGTTGTTCTAAATGTCATGCCAGCCTCCTTTGACCTGTCATTAAttcttcattctctttttttgtgcaCTCATACAATTGCTGTTAGTACAGAATAATTACAGATGAAATATTACTCAACGACAAATGTAACTGGACAAATTCCACATACATTGCATGTGCTCTGCAAATAAGCATCAATTCTGAGTTAGGGATAGAAATCAGATGTACATgcaagaggtgtgtgtgcgcgtctgttaGTTACCTGGGAAGTTTGCAGTGGCATACACAGGTGCACTGGTTGCAACAGAGGCATGGATGAGGTGGGGATACTTAAGGCGGAACCAGGCAGCAAGGGACCCTGGGTATGAGCCCCCAAACGCAACCCACTTGCTACTGGTGAGTCCACGAGATTCTGCGGTAACTGTGCGGAAGTGGGCAAGGTCAGCCAGCGCTTGACGACTGCTTAGGAAACGTAGGCTCTCCAGGCTAAGGTCTCTAGATGGAAAAAGACGATAAACACATGAAATGTCAAACAGATTCTCCAAAATCTGAGTAAACTGCAGTGTAGAATTTTGCATTCTAACTGCATTTAGCCACGCAACACCTTTTACATATCTAAAGAAGATTGCAGCTGAGTAACCCCAGTGTACTATAGTAAAATATCTAGATATGtctagaaaccttgtgtacttcagtACAATTGCTTGCAGAGCTGATGAAGGGCCTCTGTCCGAaaccttctgtttctctgcaaaatctgtgtactttactataattttgaatatctatccATTCATGCATCATTTGGTCACATCCATTAGGATGTGAGGATAGCTGCGCAGTAGCCCctagtgccatctagtggtcgAAACTGTTTAGAGGCCAGCTCAAGCAATTATCAGAATAAAGTTTAATCATGTTTCTCTTATTGTAAGAGAGAATGCCAGCAAGCCTACAACATATAGATACATTTACTAAAAACATTGTAAACTTACTTGGTCGGATGACTTTTGCCATAGAATCGATGCTCCAGCAACAGACACAAGGCACCAAACTTCTCTGCATAAGTCAGCCAAGTTCCATATTGCATCCAGGCAGGGTTGGCTGGTCCTTCCCCGCCTATCATGAGAAACACTGGGCCCCCAGGTTTGTAGAAACGGTCGTTCACGAAATATCTCTGCATAGAAAGCCATGCTGGATATTAGGGAATCACTTAGACGATTATCCTTCCCATCCGAATATTCAGATTAACTGTGGAATCCCAAATTAAACCAAGCGTGGCCTGCAATTTATCGCAAGGACTCTGTCTCCTAAACTAGCCTACTAAAGGAATCAAAGAATCTAACAAGAACGTAATGCCTGCGTTGATCGTAGTCCTGTAAGCAGTTAGAGAGCGAGCGAACTAGGTCTACCTGCTTCCAAATTCGACTGTCTGCCCCGTTGAAGTGGTCCAATCTTTGGACGAACCAGTTTTCATCCACTGCATATTTCGAATTCGGAAAAGAGGCACTCTTGAATTTAAGAAATCTAGAAAAAGCCGCTTCACCTGGAACGCAAACAACAGTAAGCGCTAGTATAAAAAGTGCAAGAAAGTTCTGCAGCAATTTACAGGCAAAAGCCATTTCCCTGATACTCTGGCATGTGATGATGTATTTTACTCATGTGATGTCAAATTTGCACACTGTCcaaaattaatttcaaaataaaagtctccgTTCCACAAGCCGAGAGGAATTTAAGGTACtttccaaaatgttttcagaacatatttttatttctcgTTTTACAGGTTAATTTGTGGCCTGCGTTACCACACGCTTACTGTGCGTTACGATAATATGTTGTGAGTTCGCagacaaaaagacatttaaatcaAAATCATTAAGTTTTAATGTTAGTTGGTTTTTATAATAAGTATTACATTTAGAATTATTACTGTGATTGCCAAATAAACATCAGGAAACCTGTAAGCCTATGAAGAAACATGCCTGATAgtataaaacactaaaaaaagtGATGTATACAGGATAATTCGTTAGTAAATCATActcatgaatatatatatatatatatatatatatcctttgAAAGTCTTGGTCAATATTTAGGATTATCACTTCAAAAGGCTAATTATTTATCAAAGGCAAAgcacacaatacacatgcacatacaaagcCCTTCTGTGAATATGATTACAGAAGAGCGTGCATGTGAAAAAGGTTTGTGATTTAGCTTCACTAGTGTCAGATGAAACAAGctgatgtaagtgtgtgtgtgcaggtgtgttacaCGCTAAGCTCACCTGTCTTTCAAATATGTCTGCAACAGCATGCAAACATAGGATTGCACAAATACTaatgcacactacacacataaagctttgtttcttctttctacaaaacaacagcaatatTTGATAAAAGTTACATCAATGCAACGTGTGTACTCATTTTTTGGTACCTTATGTTgtagctgtttgttttattatgtttatcAATGAATCTGTGGCTGTTTCTACAAATGCTCTTATAATGTGTATAACAATGTTTAGTTTGAGTTCACTGTAGTCGCATATGCACAGAGAGACACCCGCAACCCTACACCCTCAGAGGTCTTCTAGGATAATGTAGCATTCAGCATtacaaatgtacatacatgcatggtCATACAATACATTCCATaactgcccccccacacacacacacacgcacacacacacacgcatgcgcgtgcgcacactGACCTAAGCATGTTTTCAGATCAGGATAAATACTTCCCAGATATAACAGCTggtcaacacaaacacaaacacacacacattggtatTTAAACTATGTAGCGTTTATGCGCAGTATCACATACAGCAGCAGTGGAGACTATGGGAGAATTTACTACTTTGAAAATGTTCATACCTTCATTGTATGTGTGGAGCCACAGAGCTCttggaaatggaaatgaataATACAAAACCTGGTTATACACTGTGATTAAAGTGCAATTGGGTGCTAAAGCACTTAGCATGatgcatttctctttctctctgtgtgtgtgtgcgcgcgcacgcacgcgtgtgtgtgtgtgtgtgcgtgcgtgcgtgtgtgtgcatgcgtgcgtgtgtgtgtgtgtgtgtgtgcgtgcgtgcgtgcgtcagTGGGAATAGTTGGAGATAGCCTAGTAGATTTCCTGAATGGCAAATGCTCATTCTGGGAGTGTTAATGTTCGTCTCTCTTTCTGCACCTAATGCCACTCAAGctattacaaaatatatttaccCTCTACATGAAGAAGGAAACCCCTCTCCCTGGCTCTTTCTGCCTCTtaccccttccccccccccccctctctctctctctctctctcacacacacacacacacacacacacacacacacacacacacacacacacacacacacacacacacacacacaaccttttaCACTTCACATTGTTATTTCAGGActtctcctctgctcttggCTCCTGGGGAAGTCAGATAGAAGATCAAAGGTCCTGTTCTTTTGTGCATTATGAATATGAGCagacagagataaagaaaagaaagaaccTGTTCTGTAGAGATGAAGAAATAAAGGtagggaaggagaaagagaaacagagaggaagtggaggagATTGGAGATGGAGCAAGGAGGAGAGTGATTAGTTCCATCTGCTTCTTTGGTCCTGACCTGAAATACATCAAACCATGATGTTCCCCTGTAACCATAGAAACAAAGCCCCTGATGGCCCCCAATTCAGATTATTGCCATTATACAAGTGCAAGTCTAATATAGCGAAAGGTTATTGGCTACACCTGTGGTGGCGCATCAAACGTTCTTGCATGTGACTTATGAACTACTGCATTATAATGCACCGGTTGGTCACGGGGCTGAAACGTCAGTGCAATAAACACTCCCACAATACAAGCAGAACCTAGACAGAACCTAACATGATTGTGCAGGCCGGAGAGGCcaaagagtgtgtgtagtgcGGGAAAGTGTTTGCCAGCTAGAATGGATGGAGCATGCTGCACA includes the following:
- the prss16 gene encoding thymus-specific serine protease, yielding MAFACKLLQNFLALFILALTVVCVPGEAAFSRFLKFKSASFPNSKYAVDENWFVQRLDHFNGADSRIWKQRYFVNDRFYKPGGPVFLMIGGEGPANPAWMQYGTWLTYAEKFGALCLLLEHRFYGKSHPTKDLSLESLRFLSSRQALADLAHFRTVTAESRGLTSSKWVAFGGSYPGSLAAWFRLKYPHLIHASVATSAPVYATANFPEYLEVVWRSLAAETPECPLLVKKASDTLIAHLKDPQTYDNVTKDFRLCSKLQIQSDMDSAYLLETLAGSFMDVVQYNEDNRAFEGVVGTNITVKVLCRLMLDSSLGDPYDRFAAVTRLLQDTFSQACTDVQYLHYLQDMSNTSWSGAEAGGGRQWVYQTCTEFGFYQSTDSPNQPFGGFPLPYYLQQCRDIYNLTGSVANAVQQTNEEYGGYDIRTTRIVFPNGSIDPWHALGVTSNITNDLPAVFIKGTAHCANMYPARAEDLPELMLARDQIFLLLQKWLKE